A window from Cryobacterium sp. SO1 encodes these proteins:
- a CDS encoding SufE family protein, translating to MSIVDLPSQLAEIREDFLALEQPDRLMLLLEFSNELPELPERYRDHPDLFERVVECQSPVFIFVEVDSGRAVHLYATAPAESPTTRGFASILAQGLDGLSVEAVLAVPDDYPQSIGLTQAVSPLRLRGMTAMLGRTKRQLRERVAALD from the coding sequence ATGAGCATCGTCGATCTGCCCAGCCAGCTCGCCGAGATCCGCGAGGACTTCCTCGCGCTCGAACAGCCGGATCGCCTGATGCTGCTGCTCGAGTTCTCCAACGAGCTCCCGGAGCTTCCGGAACGGTACCGAGACCACCCTGACCTCTTCGAACGGGTCGTCGAATGCCAGTCACCCGTGTTCATCTTTGTCGAGGTCGATTCCGGCCGCGCCGTGCACCTCTACGCGACGGCCCCGGCCGAGTCCCCGACCACCCGCGGCTTCGCGTCGATCCTCGCCCAGGGGCTCGATGGGCTGAGCGTCGAGGCGGTCCTGGCCGTTCCGGATGACTATCCGCAGTCGATCGGGCTCACCCAGGCCGTCTCCCCGCTACGGCTGCGCGGTATGACGGCCATGCTGGGCCGCACCAAGCGGCAACTGCGTGAACGGGTGGCCGCCCTGGACTGA
- a CDS encoding S9 family peptidase, whose translation MTGIDARAATGHGLASAGLVIAGGVVTVAAIATIAVGVLAGVMARRIVTPPTKRTDDTRVYRVDLAAGTITLEATMDAVLPGDYSFWFAADSGHARLGAIVDRTAKTVTRRIITVDFGDLGAAGRGRLGGYSFVGPWDLGLEFTNVTVPTELGAAPAWLIPAEEPSGRWVILVHGRGVRRHETLRAVPVFNAAGYSCLLVSYRNDGEAPPSADGRFGLGDTEWRDVEAAIEFAVGNGATQIVLMGWSMGGAIALQAATRARHDGRLTGIVLESPVIDWADVVAYQALTLRLPRAVVRGALVVMGRRWGRAVTGLHLPIDFPRLDFVARANDLSLPILILHSDDDGYVPSTPSRALAERRPDIVTLVPFEVARHTKLWNYDPAAWNAAILGWLGRLGTAHPAVTAGGDVDGTSGTVGTDV comes from the coding sequence ATGACGGGGATCGATGCACGAGCGGCTACAGGCCACGGCCTGGCGTCGGCCGGACTGGTCATCGCCGGTGGCGTGGTCACGGTCGCGGCGATCGCGACGATCGCGGTGGGGGTGCTGGCCGGCGTGATGGCGCGCCGCATCGTGACCCCGCCCACCAAACGCACCGACGACACTCGGGTGTACCGCGTCGACCTCGCTGCCGGGACGATCACCCTCGAAGCCACCATGGACGCGGTTCTTCCCGGTGACTACAGTTTCTGGTTCGCAGCGGACTCCGGGCACGCCCGACTGGGCGCCATCGTGGACCGCACAGCGAAGACCGTGACCCGTCGGATCATCACGGTGGACTTCGGCGATCTCGGCGCTGCCGGCAGGGGCCGTCTGGGCGGATACTCCTTCGTGGGCCCGTGGGACCTCGGACTCGAGTTCACCAATGTGACGGTGCCGACCGAGCTCGGCGCCGCTCCCGCCTGGCTGATCCCCGCCGAGGAGCCCTCCGGCCGCTGGGTGATCCTGGTGCACGGCCGCGGGGTCCGGCGGCACGAGACCCTGCGGGCGGTGCCGGTCTTCAACGCCGCCGGATACTCGTGCCTGCTCGTGTCGTACCGCAACGATGGTGAAGCGCCGCCGAGCGCCGACGGCCGGTTCGGACTCGGCGACACCGAGTGGAGGGATGTCGAGGCCGCTATCGAGTTCGCGGTGGGCAACGGAGCCACGCAGATCGTCCTGATGGGCTGGTCGATGGGCGGGGCGATCGCCCTGCAGGCCGCGACCCGGGCACGTCACGACGGCCGGCTCACCGGCATCGTGCTCGAATCACCCGTGATCGATTGGGCGGATGTGGTGGCCTACCAGGCGCTCACCCTCCGGCTCCCGCGCGCGGTCGTGCGCGGTGCCCTTGTGGTGATGGGACGGCGCTGGGGACGGGCCGTGACGGGCCTGCACCTGCCCATTGACTTCCCGCGGCTGGACTTCGTGGCCCGGGCGAACGACCTGAGCCTGCCGATTCTCATCCTGCACAGCGACGACGACGGCTACGTCCCATCGACGCCGTCCCGGGCCCTGGCCGAGCGGCGTCCCGACATCGTCACCCTGGTGCCGTTCGAGGTTGCCAGGCACACCAAACTGTGGAACTACGATCCGGCCGCCTGGAATGCGGCCATCCTGGGCTGGCTCGGCAGGCTCGGCACGGCGCACCCCGCCGTGACGGCCGGCGGCGACGTGGACGGCACCTCCGGCACCGTCGGTACCGACGTCTGA
- a CDS encoding type II toxin-antitoxin system PemK/MazF family toxin — translation MSRTRRLIAVLRSAVMGTAAGGAGTATTPAPQPVPGQSGPDATIELDPTRLGRPGWGYAPESDGALDPGEIVWTWVPYEERDGRGKDRPVAIMATLGRGNLLAIQLTSKDHSGDDHYVPLGVGPWDHDRRPSWAGIARVFQVRQGGVRREGTVLDAARYALIERAMRDRFQWR, via the coding sequence GTGTCTCGCACCCGACGCCTTATCGCCGTCCTTCGTTCTGCGGTCATGGGAACCGCGGCGGGAGGTGCCGGGACTGCCACGACACCTGCTCCTCAGCCCGTTCCCGGCCAATCCGGACCGGATGCCACGATCGAGCTCGATCCGACGAGACTCGGTCGACCGGGGTGGGGTTACGCGCCCGAAAGCGATGGAGCGCTGGACCCCGGTGAAATCGTCTGGACCTGGGTGCCGTATGAGGAGCGGGACGGCCGAGGTAAGGACCGGCCGGTGGCGATCATGGCGACCCTGGGCCGGGGAAACCTGCTCGCGATTCAGCTGACCAGCAAGGACCACTCCGGAGACGACCACTATGTTCCGCTCGGCGTCGGACCGTGGGATCACGACCGGCGACCGAGCTGGGCGGGCATCGCCCGGGTGTTCCAGGTACGCCAGGGTGGCGTGCGCCGGGAGGGAACCGTGCTTGACGCCGCACGGTACGCCCTGATCGAGCGGGCGATGCGGGATCGCTTCCAGTGGCGTTGA
- the zapE gene encoding cell division protein ZapE has protein sequence MVSATRTPPLRLVDRSPSITGAEIVSELVPPPQFEHASFESYRPDLDYPSQLNAVERLNAFAAWRARPGGFFSRTRKAKAELPGIYLDGGFGVGKTHLLAALWHGAPGPKYFGTFIEYTALVGALGYAETVTQLTGAKLICIDEFELDDPGDTMLMTRLLGELIATGTRVAATSNTPPNSLGEGRFAAADFLREIQAMSANFETVRIDGLDYRRRDASGHADVVSPEDFDHLSEALLERGSRVTIDDFGALMKHLSTVHPSKYIKMIRGLDVIALRNVFLLTDQTDALRLVAFIDRVYDAEIPIIASGVPLHDVFDAEMMEGGYRKKYQRSQSRMVALTTGELPPHAE, from the coding sequence ATGGTCAGTGCGACCCGAACGCCGCCTCTTCGACTCGTCGACAGGTCGCCCTCCATCACCGGCGCTGAAATCGTGTCGGAACTCGTGCCGCCGCCGCAATTCGAGCATGCCTCGTTCGAGTCCTACCGGCCCGACCTCGACTACCCCTCCCAGCTGAACGCCGTCGAACGGTTGAACGCCTTCGCGGCCTGGCGGGCCCGGCCGGGCGGATTCTTTTCCCGCACCCGCAAGGCCAAGGCCGAACTGCCCGGCATCTACCTGGACGGCGGCTTCGGGGTGGGCAAGACCCACCTGCTCGCGGCGCTCTGGCACGGCGCACCCGGACCCAAGTACTTCGGCACTTTCATCGAGTACACCGCACTGGTCGGGGCCCTCGGCTACGCCGAGACCGTGACCCAGCTGACCGGCGCGAAGCTCATCTGCATCGACGAGTTCGAGCTCGACGATCCGGGTGACACCATGCTGATGACCCGGCTGCTTGGCGAGCTGATCGCCACCGGTACCCGGGTTGCGGCCACGTCGAACACGCCACCGAACTCGCTCGGCGAGGGCCGCTTCGCTGCGGCTGACTTCTTGCGGGAGATCCAGGCCATGTCCGCGAACTTCGAAACCGTGCGAATCGACGGCCTCGACTACCGGCGCCGGGATGCGTCGGGACACGCCGACGTCGTGTCGCCCGAGGACTTCGACCATCTGAGCGAGGCCCTGCTCGAGCGCGGATCCCGGGTGACCATCGATGACTTCGGTGCGCTGATGAAGCACCTCAGCACCGTGCATCCGTCGAAGTACATCAAGATGATCAGAGGCCTTGACGTGATCGCACTGCGAAACGTCTTCCTGCTCACCGATCAGACCGATGCCCTGCGGCTTGTCGCCTTCATCGACCGGGTCTACGACGCCGAGATCCCGATCATCGCCAGCGGTGTTCCGCTGCACGACGTGTTCGATGCCGAGATGATGGAGGGCGGCTACCGTAAGAAGTACCAACGCTCCCAATCCCGGATGGTGGCGCTCACCACCGGGGAGCTGCCGCCGCACGCTGAATAG
- a CDS encoding HRDC domain-containing protein has product MVDPAVLTHQVIDSRAAYLAAVDTLSTGTGPIGIDAERASGFTYSQRAYLIQIFRRDAGTFLFDPPALGDFSELNAALDGEEWILHAASQDLACLREVGLDPARIFDTELAARLLGLPRVGLGTVVEELLGIHLAKEHSAANWSTRPLPESWLVYAALDVELLPDLRNSMVELLVESGKTGIAEQEFAAVLAKEAKPARAEPWRRLSGLHAVRGQRNLAVARELWVARDALAQELDVSPGRLVPDASLVAAARLMPTSRTALADLREFNGRASRTELDRWWKAILHGQATTDLPSVKANGDALPPPRAWADRNPDADLRYKAARAALTAASEERAVPLENLLTPDHLRRVAWQPPEPADAAAVGDALAVLGARDWQIEATAQLIADAFVEVHQSASVPPDADS; this is encoded by the coding sequence GTGGTTGATCCAGCCGTGCTCACCCACCAGGTCATCGATTCCCGCGCGGCCTACCTCGCCGCAGTCGACACGCTGTCCACTGGAACCGGTCCGATCGGCATCGACGCCGAACGAGCGTCCGGTTTCACCTACTCCCAGCGCGCCTACCTGATCCAGATCTTCCGCAGGGATGCCGGCACCTTTCTCTTCGATCCACCGGCGCTGGGCGACTTCAGCGAGCTCAACGCCGCTCTGGACGGCGAGGAGTGGATCCTCCACGCAGCCAGCCAGGACCTCGCCTGCCTTCGGGAAGTGGGCCTGGACCCCGCCCGCATCTTCGACACCGAGCTCGCGGCACGCCTGCTCGGCCTGCCCAGGGTGGGGCTCGGCACCGTGGTCGAGGAACTCCTCGGCATCCACCTCGCGAAGGAGCACTCCGCGGCCAACTGGTCGACCCGGCCCCTGCCCGAGAGCTGGTTGGTGTACGCGGCGCTGGATGTTGAACTACTTCCGGACCTTCGCAACAGCATGGTCGAGCTCCTTGTCGAATCCGGCAAGACCGGGATAGCCGAGCAGGAATTCGCCGCGGTCCTCGCCAAGGAAGCGAAACCCGCGCGCGCAGAGCCGTGGCGCCGCTTGTCCGGGTTGCACGCGGTGCGTGGCCAGCGGAACCTCGCGGTCGCCCGCGAGCTGTGGGTCGCCAGGGACGCCCTGGCCCAGGAGCTGGATGTCTCACCCGGCCGTCTGGTTCCCGATGCCTCCCTCGTGGCCGCGGCCCGATTGATGCCCACAAGCCGGACCGCCCTTGCCGATTTGCGCGAGTTCAACGGCCGCGCCAGCCGCACCGAACTCGACCGCTGGTGGAAAGCCATTCTGCACGGCCAGGCCACTACCGACCTGCCCTCGGTGAAGGCGAACGGCGACGCGTTGCCGCCGCCACGGGCATGGGCCGACCGCAACCCCGACGCCGACCTGCGCTACAAGGCCGCCAGAGCCGCTCTGACGGCCGCGTCGGAGGAACGCGCCGTGCCCCTGGAGAATCTGCTCACCCCCGATCACCTACGCCGGGTGGCGTGGCAGCCGCCGGAACCTGCCGATGCCGCAGCCGTCGGTGACGCCCTCGCCGTGCTCGGCGCGCGAGACTGGCAGATTGAGGCGACCGCACAACTAATCGCGGATGCGTTTGTGGAAGTCCACCAAAGCGCCTCCGTGCCCCCGGATGCGGATTCGTAG
- a CDS encoding thiolase family protein yields the protein MAERTEVVFVDGVRTPFGRAGEKGMYWNTRADDLVVKAITGLMERNPNVPGERIDDVAIAATTQAGDQGLTLGRTAALLAGLPVSVPGFAIDRMCAGAMTSVTTMGAAIGFGAYDLAIAGGVEHMGRHPMGAGVDPNPRFLSERLVSEDALNMGSTAERIHDRFPEYTKGRSDRYALRSQQKVAAAYEAGKIQPDLVSVATRSAAGWGLATRDEAPRPETTLEGLAGLKTPFRPHGRITAGNASGLNDGATACLLASGAAAKELGLSVKMKLVSFAFAGVEPEVMGLGPVPSTEKALRKAGLSITDIGLFELNEAFAVQVISFLDHFGIDDEDPRVNEYGGAIAIGHPLASSGVRLMNQLASQFAEHPEVRYGLTAMCIGLGQGGTVIWENPHFNKKAAKR from the coding sequence GTGGCCGAGAGAACTGAAGTCGTCTTCGTGGACGGGGTTCGCACCCCGTTCGGTCGTGCCGGCGAGAAGGGTATGTATTGGAATACCCGCGCCGACGACCTGGTCGTCAAGGCGATCACCGGACTCATGGAACGCAACCCGAATGTGCCGGGTGAACGCATCGACGATGTCGCCATCGCGGCGACCACGCAGGCCGGTGACCAGGGGCTTACTCTGGGGCGCACTGCGGCACTGTTGGCGGGACTGCCCGTCTCGGTGCCGGGGTTTGCGATCGACCGGATGTGCGCCGGGGCGATGACCTCGGTCACCACCATGGGCGCCGCGATCGGTTTCGGCGCCTACGACCTCGCCATCGCCGGCGGTGTCGAACACATGGGTCGCCATCCGATGGGCGCCGGGGTCGACCCGAACCCGCGGTTCCTCAGTGAACGGCTGGTCAGCGAGGATGCCCTGAACATGGGCTCCACCGCCGAACGTATTCACGACCGATTCCCCGAATACACCAAGGGCCGCTCTGACCGGTACGCCCTGCGTAGCCAGCAGAAGGTCGCGGCGGCATACGAAGCCGGCAAGATCCAGCCGGACCTGGTGTCCGTCGCCACCCGCAGCGCCGCCGGTTGGGGCCTGGCCACCCGCGACGAGGCGCCGCGGCCCGAGACCACCCTCGAGGGCCTCGCGGGCCTCAAGACGCCGTTCCGTCCGCACGGCCGGATCACCGCCGGCAACGCGTCCGGCCTGAACGACGGTGCGACCGCCTGCCTGCTGGCCAGCGGCGCCGCCGCGAAAGAACTCGGCCTGAGCGTCAAGATGAAGCTCGTGAGCTTCGCCTTCGCCGGCGTCGAGCCGGAAGTGATGGGCCTTGGCCCGGTGCCGTCGACCGAGAAGGCGCTGCGCAAGGCCGGGTTGTCGATCACCGACATCGGCCTGTTCGAGCTCAACGAGGCCTTCGCCGTGCAGGTGATCTCCTTCCTCGACCACTTCGGGATCGACGACGAGGACCCCCGGGTCAATGAGTACGGCGGGGCCATTGCGATCGGCCATCCGCTCGCATCGTCGGGCGTGCGCCTGATGAACCAGCTCGCCAGCCAGTTTGCCGAGCACCCCGAGGTGCGTTACGGTCTCACCGCCATGTGCATCGGTCTCGGCCAGGGTGGCACCGTGATCTGGGAAAACCCGCACTTCAACAAGAAGGCAGCCAAGCGATGA
- a CDS encoding sulfurtransferase — protein MTVETDPSAAFADYAHPERLVSTDWLQAHLGSPGLVVVESDEDVILYETGHIPGAVKIDWHTDLNDPVERDYIDGAGFADLLGRKGVSRDSTVVIYGDKSNWWAAYALWVFTLFGHEDVRLLDGGRQKWIDEGRELTTDRETAARVEYPVIEREDAPVRAFKDDVLAHFGHPLVDVRSPEEYSGERTTAPAYPEEGSLRAGHIPSAVSVPWARAAAEDATFRPRAELDAIYRDEAGLSGTEPVIAYCRIGERSSHTWFVLTHLLGLENVRNYDGSWTEWGSAVRVPIVQGSSPGIAPAAR, from the coding sequence ATGACAGTCGAAACAGATCCGTCCGCGGCGTTTGCGGACTATGCGCACCCCGAACGTCTGGTCTCCACCGACTGGCTCCAGGCCCACCTCGGCAGCCCCGGCCTGGTCGTCGTCGAATCCGACGAGGACGTCATCCTCTACGAGACCGGCCACATCCCCGGCGCCGTCAAGATCGATTGGCATACCGACCTCAACGACCCCGTCGAGCGGGACTACATCGACGGGGCCGGCTTCGCCGACCTGCTCGGCCGCAAGGGCGTCAGCCGTGACAGCACCGTCGTCATCTACGGCGACAAGAGCAACTGGTGGGCCGCTTACGCCCTCTGGGTGTTCACCCTCTTCGGCCACGAGGACGTGCGTCTGCTCGACGGAGGCCGCCAGAAGTGGATCGACGAGGGCCGCGAACTGACCACGGACCGCGAGACCGCCGCGCGAGTCGAGTACCCGGTCATCGAACGCGAGGACGCGCCGGTTCGCGCTTTCAAGGACGACGTTCTCGCCCACTTCGGCCATCCCCTCGTCGACGTGCGCTCACCGGAGGAGTACAGCGGCGAACGCACCACGGCGCCCGCGTATCCCGAAGAGGGATCCCTGCGGGCCGGTCACATCCCGTCGGCGGTGTCGGTGCCGTGGGCTCGGGCCGCAGCGGAGGATGCCACCTTCCGTCCTCGCGCAGAGCTTGACGCCATCTACCGGGACGAGGCCGGGCTCAGCGGCACCGAGCCCGTGATCGCCTATTGCCGGATCGGCGAGCGGTCGAGCCACACCTGGTTCGTGCTGACCCACCTACTCGGACTCGAGAACGTGCGCAACTACGACGGATCGTGGACCGAGTGGGGCAGCGCCGTGCGGGTTCCGATCGTGCAGGGCAGCTCGCCCGGAATCGCCCCGGCAGCCCGATGA